The following coding sequences are from one uncultured Desulfobacter sp. window:
- a CDS encoding methyltransferase: MYLCIVRSNMKKSSKNRLTIHQQALFPKETLFDKIARAVCRSQTLPRKELYEAWEVAKRIRRHFRGGRIVDLACGHGLVSHILLLLDDTSPNALAVDTQIPENAAVLSQNLTERWPRLKDRIFFSRMPLEQVDLSPRDIVVSVHACGRLTDTVIEKAVAARAKLAVLPCCHDLDLCDTGGLDGWMDGPLAVDAVRAFKLAGQGYSVMTKKIPGEITPKNRLLMAYPQ, from the coding sequence ATGTATCTTTGTATTGTGCGTTCCAATATGAAAAAATCCTCTAAAAACAGGCTCACCATACATCAGCAGGCGTTATTTCCCAAGGAAACCCTGTTTGATAAAATTGCACGGGCGGTATGCCGGTCACAGACACTGCCCCGAAAAGAGCTTTACGAGGCATGGGAGGTGGCAAAGCGCATCAGACGGCATTTTCGAGGCGGCAGAATCGTTGATCTGGCATGCGGCCACGGACTGGTGTCCCACATATTACTACTATTAGATGATACCTCGCCCAATGCATTGGCCGTTGATACCCAGATCCCGGAAAATGCAGCCGTGCTCTCCCAAAATCTGACCGAAAGATGGCCCCGTTTAAAGGATAGAATTTTTTTCAGCCGGATGCCCCTTGAGCAGGTGGACTTATCGCCCCGGGATATTGTTGTCTCCGTACATGCCTGCGGCAGGCTGACGGATACGGTGATTGAAAAAGCCGTGGCCGCCAGGGCCAAACTTGCGGTACTGCCGTGCTGCCATGATCTTGACCTTTGTGACACAGGCGGGCTTGACGGCTGGATGGACGGTCCCCTAGCCGTGGATGCCGTGCGGGCTTTCAAGCTTGCCGGCCAAGGATATTCCGTGATGACTAAAAAAATTCCCGGTGAAATCACGCCTAAAAATCGTTTGCTTATGGCGTATCCCCAATGA